The Paenibacillus yonginensis genome segment CGCGCATGACAGCCAGCCTATCAGCCTGAAGCATCTGCTCGTTTATCCTCAGGAGAACCGGGTGACGCTGAAGGACAGCGGGGAAGAAATTCTGCTGACCGGCAAGCAGTTCCAAATCTTTTATTATCTGATCCGGCACCTGGGGCAGATTATGACCAAAGAACAAATTTATGAAGCGGTTTGGGACGAGCCCTATCTCGAAGGCGACAAAACGCTGATGGTTCACATCCGGTATTTACGGGAGAAAATTGAAAAGGACCCCGCCGTCCCTGAAGTCATTGAAACGATCCGCGGCGTTGGATACAGGATCAAGGCATGAGACGGTACCCGAAGAAGTCAGACGGCATCAAACGAAAGGCCCTGAAGCGGGTCCGGGTAATCCGGTTCAGGCAGTCGCTGCTGTCACGGTATCTGCTGATCCTGCTTGTGGCTGTTGCTTTTGTTCCTATTTTCCTGCCGGCCAGCTTCCTGGGCTCTTGGCTGGTCAGCCGGATGATTTTCCCGGAGCCGGCGGTTAGTCCGGAAGTGAAGCTTTACCAGAGCAGCTATGACCTGACCCAAATGTGGCATAAAGAAGCGCTCCAGCTCAAAACGGCGACCGAAGATCAGATCCTCCAGCGGCTGAAGCAGCTGAAGCAGAAGTATCCCGCCGCTTCCCTGTTCAGGGTCGATCATGAGGGAAGAACAACCCTTCAGCTGCCTGAGCAAAGCCGCCTGCCGAAGTTCTGGTCTACAGAGCAGCTTATCGATTATATGAAGAACGGACAAAACGGGCAGCAAACCTTCACCATTGTTGCCTTTATCGGCGACAACCCGGACACAGGGAGAGGGTTTATCGCTTTCGAGCTGCCAAGATCGCTGCTGAATCCGTCTTCCGTCCGCAGAGCCGATGGCCGTTTCTACGGCTTGCTGCTGGCAATGCTGATCCTCCTGTTTGTAGGGATGTCCTATTGGTTTATCCGCGACATCAAACGCAGGCTGCTGCGGCTGTCCGCCGCGATGGACAACCCGCCGGCCGGAGGCATCCCGCAGCCGATCAAACCCGGACGGCCCGATGAAATCGGCATGCTCGAGCAGGCGTTTAACGGGATGATTGCCGAGCTCCGGCTCAGCCGCCGCAGGGAGCAGGAGGAGGAAGCGCTGCGCAAGTCGCTGATCAGCAATCTGTCCCACGATCTGCGCACGCCTCTGACGGTCATCAACAGCCATCTTTATTCGCTGAAGGATGAACCCCTGACAGAGAAAGGCCGCAGCTCCGTTGCTTTGATGGAGACAAAAATGGATGATCTAAGCGGTCTGATTGACCACCTCTTGTCGTATAACCTGCTGATCAGCGGCAAATACAAGCTGGAGCCGCATCCTCAGGATGTGCACCGGCTTGTCCGGGAAAGCGCTGCGGCCTGGTATCCTTTGTGGGAGAACCGGCAGATCGAACCGGAAATTGAGCTGGGCTCACAACCGCTGAGCTGGACAGTGGACAGCCAGGCCTTCCGCAGGGTGCTCGATAATCTGTTCCAGAATATCGTGCGCCATGCGGCTTCCGGGCAATACATCGGACTGTTTGCCGAGCAGCGCCGCGGACAGGCCGCTTTAGCCATCCGGGATCGTGGACCGGGCATGGAGGCGGACAGTACAAATAAAGGCGCAGGTTTGGGGCTTGCGATCGTCGACCTGCTCCTGAAGGAGATGGGGCTCGTTCGCGAGACCGAAAGCAGCTCCGAAGGAACCACCACATGGATTTATCCGAGGCCTGGACAGCTGAATTAGCTGTCCGGGTTCTTTTTTTAAACAAAATTTAAACTTGGCCGCCCCCTCGCTTTAACCTTGCCCCGGTAAGATAGGAATCGAGGTGAAGAACATGAACGACTTTGTGATCCAAACACGCGGCCTGACCAAAACCTATAAAGGCAGAGCTGCGGTTGATTCGCTGAATTTAAGTATACCTAAAGGGGAAATTTACGGATTTCTGGGCCCAAACGGCGCTGGGAAAACCACCACCATCCGCATGCTGCTTGGTTTGATTCGGCCGACCAGCGGAAGCGTGGAAATCTTCGGCAAAGACCTGCGCAAGGAACGTCTGTCCATCCTGAAAAAAGTCGGCTCTCTGGTTGAATATCCTTCCTACTACGGCCATTTGAACGCCATACAGAACCTGGAGGCTATCCGGCGGATTCTTGAGGTGCCGAAATCGCGCATCGCCGAGGTGCTGGATATCGTTTCACTGACGAAAGAAGCCAAACGGGCGGTCAAGGGTTATTCGCTTGGCATGAAGCAGCGCCTTGGCATTGCCGCCGCTCTCCTCGGATCACCGGAGCTGCTCATTTTGGACGAGCCAACAAATGGACTTGATCCGTCCGGTATTCAGGAAATCCGCGAGCTGATCAAGCAAATGCCGCAGGAGCACGGCATCACCGTTCTCGTATCCAGCCACCTGCTCAGTGAAGTGGAACAGATGGCCGGTTCAGTCGGCATCATTGCGCAGGGCCGGATGGTATTCCAGGACAGCATCAAACATTTGAAAGAACAGTCGGCCGGCACGATTTCGCTTAGAGTGTCGGAAGCCGATTCCGCCTTATGGCTGGCCCGGGACGAAGGATTAGTTGGGGAATTGAAGGACGGGAACCTCCGCTTTTCCGGGTTGTCCGATCCGCAGGTTGCCTGGCTGATCCGGCGTCTGGTCGAGAATCGCCATAATATTTACCGGGTCGAAGAGAAACGGCAGTCGCTGGAGGACATCTTCATGCAAATCGTCGGAACGGAGGGATCGCTTTGATGCTGCGCGCTTTATCCGCCGACTTTCTGAAGATTCGCGGCAAAGGCATCTGGCTGCTCATCGTCATTGCCCCGCTTGGGCTGATTGCTATGCAGGCTCTGAATTATGGACTCCGTTACGACTTTATGATGAAGTCCTATGAAGGACGTCTGTGGGAAGGACTGGTCATGGACAATCTATTCCCTTTCGTCCCGCTTGCTCTGTTCCTTGGCGCTACGCTGGTCAGCTCGCTGCTGGCCGGCATAGAACATCAGCTCAGCTCCTGGAAGCAGCTGCTGGCTCTGCCGATCTCCCGTACTGCCGTCTTCAGCGCCAAATACGTCCTGTCAGTTCTGCTGCTGGCCGTATCCTGCCTGCTGTTGACGCTTGGGACGGCCGTTTTGGGACGGGTTCTCGGGTTCCCACATGAACTGCCTTACCAAGAGCTCTTTACACTCAGCTTTTGGCCCTTGATCGGCTCCCTGCCCTTGATCGCTTTCCAGCTGTGGCTTTCGCTGACGCTGAAGAATCAGTCGCTCCCGGTTTTCCTCGGGATCGCCATGGCGCTTGGCTCCTTGTTCACTGGCAATCTGGGCGAATATTTCCCGCTCAACTGGCCTTCCATGACGCTCCAAAGCGAACACTCCGGCTTCTACCTGGGCATGGGTACCGGCCTCGGATTACTGATCATGCTGCTGGGCCTGCTGCATTTTACGCGGAAGGATGTGGACTGAGATGAAGAAATTTCTGAACATTTTGGCTGCCGAACGACTGAAAATGTCCCGCTCCCTATTGTGGCTGCTTGTTCTGGCAAGCCCTGTACTGGCCGTCCTTATCGGCCTGCTGATCAACGAGGAGTTCGGAAATTGGCCGCTCCTGCTCGGCGGCATGTCCATGTTCCATTCCATGCTGTTCCTGCCTGTGCTGACCGGGCTGTTCTCTTCGTTCATCTGCCGGTATGAGCATAACCAAGGCGGCTGGAAAGCGCTGCTGGCCCTGCCCGTCACCCGGAATGCCGTTTATTGGGCGAAGTTTCTGATCGTTATTCTGCTGCTCGCCCTGTCACAAATCCTGCTGCTGGCCGGCATTCTGATCGTCGGCAGGGTTCGGCATTTAACCGGAGATATTCCCTGGAATATGCTGCTGCAGAGCATGCTCGGCGGCTGGATCGCCTGCTTCCCGCTGGCGGCGCTGCAGATGTTCTTCTCCCTGCGCTGGTCCAGCTTTGCCGCTCCTCTGGTGATAAACGTGATCTTTACGGTGCCAAACATCCTCATCGTGAATTCGGCGACTTACGGTCCCTATTATCCTTGGGCCCAGCCCTTCCTGGCCATGATCCCTAAAGGCATGCAGGGTTATACGTTCGGGGCCTTCAGCCTGCCGTTCGAGAATCTGATGATTACGGTGCTGGGCAGCTTTGTCGTCTTTGCAGCCTGCGGGCTGGTCTACTTCAATCGAAAAGAGATTTAACCCCGACCTGCGGTTCACCTGCCGGCCCATCTTTATCTCCTTTAATGAAAAAAAAGCACCGGCCCTCCTTCAGAGGTTCCGGCGCTTTCCCGGCAATGCCTTAGAGGCATTGCTTTTCTGTTTAAATCAGCTGTCCAGCATAACGCTCCAGTCGTGGATCATTTCGCCTTCGAGATATTTCTCGCAGTCCATGGCCGCCATGCAGCCCGAACCTGCTGCGGTAATCGCTTGGCGGTAACGAGTATCCTGTACGTCTCCGCAAGCGAACACCCCCGGGACGTTGGTCTGCGTAGTACCCGGTTTCACGACAATATAGCCGTTAGCATCCGTCTTCACTTGTCCGCCCAGAAAAGCGGTGTTCGGCGTATGTCCGATCGCAATAAACACGCCATCCGCTTCAACCAGCTCTTCCTGATTGGTCGCGTTGTTGCGGACCATCAAACCCTTAACCGCGCCGCTCTCATCCGTCGCCACAGAGAGAGGCAGGCGGTTCAGCGCCCACTTCACTTTCTCGTTGCTCCGCACGCGGTCCTGCATAATCTTCGACGCCCGCAGCTCCTCGCGGCGGTGCACCAGCGTCACGTCCGAAGCAAAGCGGGTCAGGAAGCCGGCCTCCTCCATCGCGGAGTCGCCGCCGCCGACGACGGCAATCTTTTTCCCGCGGAAAAAGAATCCATCGCAGGTAGCACAGGTGCTCACGCCGCGTCCGACGTTCTCCTGTTCACCCGGAATACCGAGATAGCGGGCCGAAGCGCCAGTCGAAATGATGACGGTTTCGGCCTGGTAGGTTTGACCGCCGTCCACCTTTAACGTAAAAGGACGTTTGGAGAAATCGACCTCCTCCACCCAGCCGCTGGTGAATTCGGCTCCAAACCGTTCCGCCTGCTTGCGCATATTGTCCATCAGATCGGGACCGAGAATTCCTTCCGGGAAACCCGGGAAGTTCTCGACCTCCGTAGTTGTCGTTAATTGGCCGCCGGGCTGTACGCCTTCAATGACGAGCGGCTTCAAGTTGGCGCGGGCCAGGTAGATGGCCGCAGTTAATCCGGATGGTCCTGTTCCGATGATAATCGATTTATACATCTCATTACCTCCTCGGCATTTCAATTGAAAGGCTGCCGCTTTCTTCTTTAGAAAAACGTGTACCTTCTATTTATTAACCCGAAGGGAACATTGCATTCATTTTTTCCTTGATTCCGCACACTTCATCAAGCCGTTTGGTGCAGCGGCTGGCCGTTGATACCGAAATGCCATACCGCTTCGCTACCTCCTCAAACGTCACATGGCGCCGATGCAGCTTGGCCGTCACATACTCCAGCGCAGCGGCCCATCCGCCAAGATGCGAGACCGACGGCACGTCCGGATAAGACCGGGTGATAAATTCCACCCAAAGCGTCTCCACGTCATGAAGCTGCAGCAAATTATAACGTTTCACCATCCGCCGTTTCGCTTCATCCAGCACCGCCTGCCATTCCGGCTTCCAGACCGGAAGTCTGGCCGAGACAAAACCCGGGTCCACCGTCTCCGTTTTGCCTTCCAGCACAATCGGCAGCGGTTCGTTGACGCCCAGGCTGCGGAGCGCAAACAGCGCGATGTCCTTGAGATATTTCTCTTCCTCAGGTTCCATCAGGAAAGCGCGAAGCGCTTCCTGGACTTCACTGTCGGCGATCTGGCTGAAAGCTTCAATCACCTGAAGTTTCGTACGGGCATCGCCGTGGCGCAGCCCCCAGAAGAACGAAGAGCGGATCAGCGGATCCTGCTTCATTTGATCCGGGATGCCTTCTCCCCATTTCTGCCATTTGCGAAGCTGCTCCTCAAACGGCAGCCCGTATTGGTAGCTGATCCGGTCAGGCCTTGCGGCAGCCGGCAGGCTTTCGCCTTCCCCAGCCTCCGCCTGGCTGTATTCCTCCAGGCGAGCCAGATAGAAGCCGGGCACCTCCGATTCCGGGTCCCGCTTGGCGGCCTGCTTCCAAAGCGCCTTCGCTTCTTGATAACGGCCGATATTAAAGGCTGCAACCGCCGCATAGTGGAACAAGCAGGGATCGAAATTGACCTCATCGTCTCTTAACAGCCGTTTGAAATGACCGTAAGCCGCTTCATGGCGGCCCAAAATTCCCATAGTGGTCGCCAGCTTGAATACATGCTCCTGGTGAAAGGGAACAATACGTGCAAGCTGCTCTGCCAGCCGCTGCAGCGTCTCCGGGTCTCCATCATGCTGAATGAAGACCGCCAGATTGCAAAGGCCGTGCAGGTTGCCGGGATCCCGGCTCAGCACATCTTCAATCGCGGCCATGGCTTCACCGAACATCCCCATATAGTAATAGCCAAGCGCAAGGTTGTTCCGGGCCGCCAGGAAATCGGGCTGCTCTTCCAGGAGCTTCTCCAGCAGCTTAACTGCAGCCTTGAACTCGCCGCGCTCCAGCATGCTGCGAGCCTGGTCATGCTCTGCCGTTCCCTGAAGCGAGCGAATCGGACCGACCTTCGTCGGCCGGTTCAGCTCATATTTCAGCAGCTCCATCATTTCCTCCGCTTCGGCCAGAAACTGCCCGTCCGGGTCCTTCTCCAAATAAGTCACAAGCGCTTCCTCGGCCTCTTCGAACCGATCCATATTGGCATAATTATTCGCCATGTAGAAATAACATTCCGTCATTGTATCGTCTACTTCGGTTAAAACGTGCGAGAGCACCTCGTTCGAACCCTCGTAGTCCCCGGTCTCTGACAAAATGCCAGCCATATTGCAATGATTAACCGGATTGTCCGGCTCATATTCCACAGCTTTGCGAAAATATTTCAATGCCTTGTCGTACCGCAAGCGTTCCAATGCTGAAACAGCTCTCTCGAAGAAAAAGTTAGCGTCCATACGGACCGGCACAAGGTTACCGGATGTTCTGGATTTGTTCCCACCGGTCCTGCTTTCTTCCGTCAATCAAGGCACCTCCTTAAAAATGTTTCCATTCTTCCTCCCAGTATACCACAAGGCCCCGGCAACCTCCTACCGGGAACTATGTCCTGCAAGGCCTGTCCAGTATTAGGTTTGCAGGAAGCTTTATATATCCTTTTAAGCCGAAGCAGAGAGGAATAAACTTTAAATAGCCGCTTTGAATAGCCGCTATAAATAGTCCTTGAGAGAAACTCCAAATAAGACAAGGCAGGAAGAGAATGAACTCCCCCTGCCTTGTCCAGCTTTTTTTCAAATCTGATTTGTTCAATATACTTGTCAAAGACTTTCAGGACGTAAGCAGCGATTTGCCAGGCTGCCCTTTTAAATGCCCCGGTTCCGGAACATTGTGGCAATGGACCCGCCTTCCATAATGTAACGGATCGCCCGGGAGAACAGCGGAGCTACGCTGAGCATATGCAGCCTAGGGATAAGCAGCTCCTCAGCCGCAAGCTCGATCGAGTCCGTAATGACGACTTCCCGGATGTTCGGATGATCCAGCCGCGCCAGCCCCTTATCCGAGAACAAGCCGTGCGTGGCGCATACAATAGCGTCTCCCGCTCCCCGCTCCTTCAGCCCTTCCACCACCTGCAGAATCGTGGAGCCGGTATCGATCAGGTCTTCGATAATAATCGGGGTCCGGCCCTCCACGTCTCCAATGACGTGAGTAATGACAGATTGATTATGAGCCGGGCGTTTCTTGATCATGATTGCAAAAGGAGAGTCCATGCCGCTGGCCAGCTTCTCGGCCATGGAGGCTCTTCCCGCGTCCGGGGAGACGATGACCGGATTCTGGATATTTTTTGAAAGCAAATATTCAGTCATCAGATCAAGCGCCGTCAGATGGTCCACGGGGATGTTAAAGAACCCCTGAATGGCGGGGGCATGCAGATCAAGCGTGACCACCCGGCTTGCGCCAGCGGTCGTCAGAACGTCGGCAACCATTTTTGCGGAGATCGGCTCGCGGGGCGCTGACTTCCTTTCCTGCCGGGCATATCCGTAATAAGGCAATACAATTGTAATGGTATGGGCGGAAGCCCGCTTGGCCGCATCAATCATGACGAGCAGCTCGACAAACAATTCATTGATCGGATGCGACAGCGACTGCACCAGGAACACATCGCAGTTCCGAATGCTCTCCTCATAGTGGACATATACTTCCCCGCTTTTGAATCGCGAGATTTCGATCTTTCCGGGTTCTACACCGAGCTGCTTGCATATCGTGGCGGTAAGCGCTTTATTCGACGATCCTGAGAAAATGCGCATTTTGGACTGCTGCATAGCGCCCTTCCAGCTCCTTCATCCTGAATTCGTAACCGTAACTCTCATATCTTAATTATATAAGGTCAGCCCTCTATTTCCAAAGGGATCATTTGCCTAACTCTTCCCTCGAAGACGGCCAGCTCCCGAAATCCAACCTCATAGAGCAAAGCCCGGGCCAGATCCAGGTGCTCGGACAGCTTCCTAGGGTCATGCGCATCGGAGCCAAGCGTCAGCGGAATGCCCAGACGGCAGGCCTCCTCCAGCATCCGGCGGCTCGGGAACATTTCCTCGCATGCCTTGGACAAACCCGATGCGTTCAGCTCCATAACCATACCGGCCTGCTGTACAGCACGCAGCGCTTTGTTCTCCAGCTCTTCAACCTCCTGCTGACGGGAGCGGTCCGGTCGATAAGCGAATCTCTTGATCACGTCGAGATGGCCGGCAATATCATAGAATCCGGTACCCGCCGCTTTGACAACCGCCTCGTAATACTGCTCATAGACGGCAAAAATATCTTTCCCTTCCCAATTATGAGTCTGACGGAAGTCCGAAATGTCCCATGTCCCGAGAAAATGTACGGAACCGATCACATAATCCCAGGGATAGGCCTGCAGGATCGTCTGAATCTCTTGTTCCCAGCCTTCGATGTAGTCGGCTTCAAGCCCGACCCGGACTTCGATTTGCCCTTTGTATTTCTCCTTCAGCCGGAAG includes the following:
- a CDS encoding sensor histidine kinase, with product MRRYPKKSDGIKRKALKRVRVIRFRQSLLSRYLLILLVAVAFVPIFLPASFLGSWLVSRMIFPEPAVSPEVKLYQSSYDLTQMWHKEALQLKTATEDQILQRLKQLKQKYPAASLFRVDHEGRTTLQLPEQSRLPKFWSTEQLIDYMKNGQNGQQTFTIVAFIGDNPDTGRGFIAFELPRSLLNPSSVRRADGRFYGLLLAMLILLFVGMSYWFIRDIKRRLLRLSAAMDNPPAGGIPQPIKPGRPDEIGMLEQAFNGMIAELRLSRRREQEEEALRKSLISNLSHDLRTPLTVINSHLYSLKDEPLTEKGRSSVALMETKMDDLSGLIDHLLSYNLLISGKYKLEPHPQDVHRLVRESAAAWYPLWENRQIEPEIELGSQPLSWTVDSQAFRRVLDNLFQNIVRHAASGQYIGLFAEQRRGQAALAIRDRGPGMEADSTNKGAGLGLAIVDLLLKEMGLVRETESSSEGTTTWIYPRPGQLN
- a CDS encoding ABC transporter ATP-binding protein, which codes for MNDFVIQTRGLTKTYKGRAAVDSLNLSIPKGEIYGFLGPNGAGKTTTIRMLLGLIRPTSGSVEIFGKDLRKERLSILKKVGSLVEYPSYYGHLNAIQNLEAIRRILEVPKSRIAEVLDIVSLTKEAKRAVKGYSLGMKQRLGIAAALLGSPELLILDEPTNGLDPSGIQEIRELIKQMPQEHGITVLVSSHLLSEVEQMAGSVGIIAQGRMVFQDSIKHLKEQSAGTISLRVSEADSALWLARDEGLVGELKDGNLRFSGLSDPQVAWLIRRLVENRHNIYRVEEKRQSLEDIFMQIVGTEGSL
- a CDS encoding ABC transporter permease yields the protein MMLRALSADFLKIRGKGIWLLIVIAPLGLIAMQALNYGLRYDFMMKSYEGRLWEGLVMDNLFPFVPLALFLGATLVSSLLAGIEHQLSSWKQLLALPISRTAVFSAKYVLSVLLLAVSCLLLTLGTAVLGRVLGFPHELPYQELFTLSFWPLIGSLPLIAFQLWLSLTLKNQSLPVFLGIAMALGSLFTGNLGEYFPLNWPSMTLQSEHSGFYLGMGTGLGLLIMLLGLLHFTRKDVD
- a CDS encoding ABC transporter permease, producing MKKFLNILAAERLKMSRSLLWLLVLASPVLAVLIGLLINEEFGNWPLLLGGMSMFHSMLFLPVLTGLFSSFICRYEHNQGGWKALLALPVTRNAVYWAKFLIVILLLALSQILLLAGILIVGRVRHLTGDIPWNMLLQSMLGGWIACFPLAALQMFFSLRWSSFAAPLVINVIFTVPNILIVNSATYGPYYPWAQPFLAMIPKGMQGYTFGAFSLPFENLMITVLGSFVVFAACGLVYFNRKEI
- the trxB gene encoding thioredoxin-disulfide reductase, with the protein product MYKSIIIGTGPSGLTAAIYLARANLKPLVIEGVQPGGQLTTTTEVENFPGFPEGILGPDLMDNMRKQAERFGAEFTSGWVEEVDFSKRPFTLKVDGGQTYQAETVIISTGASARYLGIPGEQENVGRGVSTCATCDGFFFRGKKIAVVGGGDSAMEEAGFLTRFASDVTLVHRREELRASKIMQDRVRSNEKVKWALNRLPLSVATDESGAVKGLMVRNNATNQEELVEADGVFIAIGHTPNTAFLGGQVKTDANGYIVVKPGTTQTNVPGVFACGDVQDTRYRQAITAAGSGCMAAMDCEKYLEGEMIHDWSVMLDS
- a CDS encoding tetratricopeptide repeat protein, translated to MDANFFFERAVSALERLRYDKALKYFRKAVEYEPDNPVNHCNMAGILSETGDYEGSNEVLSHVLTEVDDTMTECYFYMANNYANMDRFEEAEEALVTYLEKDPDGQFLAEAEEMMELLKYELNRPTKVGPIRSLQGTAEHDQARSMLERGEFKAAVKLLEKLLEEQPDFLAARNNLALGYYYMGMFGEAMAAIEDVLSRDPGNLHGLCNLAVFIQHDGDPETLQRLAEQLARIVPFHQEHVFKLATTMGILGRHEAAYGHFKRLLRDDEVNFDPCLFHYAAVAAFNIGRYQEAKALWKQAAKRDPESEVPGFYLARLEEYSQAEAGEGESLPAAARPDRISYQYGLPFEEQLRKWQKWGEGIPDQMKQDPLIRSSFFWGLRHGDARTKLQVIEAFSQIADSEVQEALRAFLMEPEEEKYLKDIALFALRSLGVNEPLPIVLEGKTETVDPGFVSARLPVWKPEWQAVLDEAKRRMVKRYNLLQLHDVETLWVEFITRSYPDVPSVSHLGGWAAALEYVTAKLHRRHVTFEEVAKRYGISVSTASRCTKRLDEVCGIKEKMNAMFPSG
- a CDS encoding ribose-phosphate diphosphokinase, which gives rise to MQQSKMRIFSGSSNKALTATICKQLGVEPGKIEISRFKSGEVYVHYEESIRNCDVFLVQSLSHPINELFVELLVMIDAAKRASAHTITIVLPYYGYARQERKSAPREPISAKMVADVLTTAGASRVVTLDLHAPAIQGFFNIPVDHLTALDLMTEYLLSKNIQNPVIVSPDAGRASMAEKLASGMDSPFAIMIKKRPAHNQSVITHVIGDVEGRTPIIIEDLIDTGSTILQVVEGLKERGAGDAIVCATHGLFSDKGLARLDHPNIREVVITDSIELAAEELLIPRLHMLSVAPLFSRAIRYIMEGGSIATMFRNRGI
- the hisJ gene encoding histidinol-phosphatase HisJ, with the translated sequence MLIDYHTHHERCGHAVGSLEDYVKRGIEIGLSHIGLSDHMPLLHVKPEEYYPEMAMPMAELPAYVEECFRLKEKYKGQIEVRVGLEADYIEGWEQEIQTILQAYPWDYVIGSVHFLGTWDISDFRQTHNWEGKDIFAVYEQYYEAVVKAAGTGFYDIAGHLDVIKRFAYRPDRSRQQEVEELENKALRAVQQAGMVMELNASGLSKACEEMFPSRRMLEEACRLGIPLTLGSDAHDPRKLSEHLDLARALLYEVGFRELAVFEGRVRQMIPLEIEG